In the genome of Shewanella glacialimarina, one region contains:
- a CDS encoding 23S rRNA (adenine(2030)-N(6))-methyltransferase RlmJ, producing MLSYRHGYHAGNYADVLKHSMLLQVLKLMQKKDKPYAYIDTHAGAGAYSLNDEFAQKTGEYLDGVAKLWEASNLPAALADYVEAVKVFNAEYDQLTVYPGSPSFVDAELREKDRMLLHELHSTDHDLLAEYFVKDRQVKVLKGDGLQGLIAAVPPPERRGVILIDPSYEIKSDYVDVAETIIKAHKRFSTGVYMLWYPVVQREQTESMLNLLKNSGIKNQLRVEQAIKPDSNEFGMTAAGLWIINPPWQLDVTAKEMLNYLERRLGHSGGKTVVKLEVPE from the coding sequence ATGTTAAGTTACCGTCACGGTTATCACGCTGGCAATTATGCCGATGTACTAAAGCATTCAATGTTACTGCAAGTGCTTAAATTAATGCAGAAAAAAGATAAACCTTATGCCTATATTGATACCCATGCTGGTGCGGGTGCTTATTCATTAAATGATGAATTTGCTCAAAAAACCGGTGAATACTTAGACGGTGTGGCCAAACTGTGGGAGGCCAGCAACCTGCCAGCAGCATTAGCAGATTACGTCGAAGCCGTTAAAGTGTTTAACGCTGAATATGATCAGCTAACGGTTTACCCTGGCTCGCCCAGTTTTGTCGATGCCGAGTTACGTGAAAAAGACCGGATGCTATTACACGAGTTACACAGTACTGATCACGATTTATTAGCTGAATATTTTGTTAAAGATAGGCAAGTAAAAGTACTTAAAGGTGACGGTTTACAAGGTTTAATCGCTGCAGTGCCACCGCCAGAGCGCCGTGGGGTGATATTAATCGACCCAAGCTACGAGATTAAATCTGATTATGTTGATGTTGCGGAAACTATCATTAAAGCCCATAAGCGATTTTCGACTGGGGTGTATATGTTGTGGTATCCGGTAGTTCAGCGTGAGCAAACGGAATCTATGCTCAATTTACTTAAAAATAGCGGCATTAAAAATCAGCTACGAGTTGAGCAAGCAATTAAACCTGACAGTAATGAATTTGGTATGACTGCGGCAGGATTATGGATTATTAATCCACCTTGGCAATTAGATGTAACCGCAAAAGAAATGCTTAATTACTTAGAGCGTCGT
- a CDS encoding class I SAM-dependent methyltransferase — MTAIYFNQQYPSLVDICQRWSLHYEPSAPFELRFEQNQLTLHKRDEPKLDGILVDFVTGAVAHRRKFGGGRGQSIAKAVGLKQGVTPTVVDGTAGLGRDAFVLASLGCKVIMVERHPVVAALLEDGLRRAYEDAEIGDWMTERMSLFHGSSITALADAAKASGTEIDVVYLDPMYPHREKSAQVKKEMRVFQTLVGADLDADSLLKPAISLATKRVVVKRPDYAEDLDGVKPSMAIETKKNRFDVYVRSAMK, encoded by the coding sequence GTGACCGCGATTTATTTCAATCAACAATACCCAAGCCTTGTCGATATTTGCCAACGATGGTCACTGCACTATGAACCAAGCGCACCCTTTGAGCTGCGTTTCGAGCAAAATCAATTAACCTTACACAAACGTGACGAGCCCAAACTCGACGGCATTCTGGTCGATTTTGTTACGGGTGCCGTCGCCCATAGACGCAAGTTTGGCGGTGGCCGAGGTCAGTCAATTGCTAAAGCCGTCGGCCTTAAGCAAGGTGTCACCCCCACAGTGGTAGACGGTACAGCAGGCTTAGGCCGTGATGCTTTTGTGTTAGCCAGTTTAGGCTGTAAGGTGATTATGGTTGAGCGTCATCCAGTGGTCGCAGCATTATTAGAAGATGGTTTACGCCGCGCCTATGAAGATGCTGAAATAGGCGATTGGATGACGGAGCGAATGAGCTTGTTTCATGGGTCCAGCATTACCGCATTAGCAGATGCAGCCAAAGCCAGCGGCACAGAAATTGATGTAGTCTACCTTGACCCTATGTACCCGCACCGTGAAAAGTCTGCCCAAGTGAAAAAAGAAATGCGCGTATTTCAAACCCTAGTGGGCGCCGACTTAGATGCCGACAGCTTACTCAAACCAGCAATATCACTAGCCACTAAACGCGTGGTAGTCAAACGCCCTGATTACGCCGAAGACTTAGACGGGGTAAAGCCCTCAATGGCCATTGAGACTAAGAAAAATAGATTTGATGTATATGTGAGATCGGCAATGAAATAG
- a CDS encoding cysteine hydrolase family protein, translating to MKSAVLVIDVQSILFDPEPQPFESQIVLTKINEVTKLARAKSVPVIFIQHEQPKSVIEYESAGWALQSSLVTQTGDHFVRKTTPDSFLNTNLQSVLNELEVDILIVCGYASEFCVDTTIRRAAGLGYSVILVSDAHTTHDKEHASGAQIREHHNATLPNISSFGVKIEAVEACNLWA from the coding sequence ATGAAATCTGCGGTATTAGTTATTGATGTTCAGTCGATTCTGTTCGACCCGGAACCTCAACCATTTGAATCACAAATCGTACTCACCAAAATTAATGAGGTTACGAAATTGGCGCGTGCTAAGTCTGTCCCAGTTATCTTTATCCAGCACGAGCAACCTAAATCTGTTATTGAATACGAAAGCGCTGGTTGGGCATTGCAGTCGAGCTTAGTAACACAAACTGGTGACCATTTCGTTCGTAAAACAACACCAGACTCGTTCTTAAATACTAATCTTCAAAGTGTTTTGAATGAACTCGAAGTAGATATCTTAATTGTGTGTGGTTACGCCTCTGAGTTTTGCGTTGATACCACCATTCGCAGAGCAGCAGGTTTAGGCTATTCCGTAATTTTGGTTTCGGATGCTCATACAACTCATGACAAGGAACACGCGAGTGGGGCTCAAATTCGAGAGCACCACAATGCCACGTTACCTAATATTTCGAGTTTCGGTGTCAAAATCGAAGCGGTAGAGGCATGCAACCTTTGGGCATAG
- a CDS encoding TIGR02450 family Trp-rich protein has translation MNQINPKALLLSKWTATSPVNREKHFAVTAVEFDDDKKVIRCVIQAVYNNNEYEINWRDLKQPSQWRQGWC, from the coding sequence ATGAATCAAATCAATCCAAAAGCACTGCTTTTAAGCAAATGGACGGCAACGTCGCCAGTGAATCGAGAAAAACATTTTGCCGTGACCGCCGTTGAATTTGATGACGATAAAAAAGTCATTCGCTGCGTCATTCAAGCGGTTTACAACAATAATGAATATGAGATTAATTGGCGTGATTTAAAGCAGCCTTCCCAGTGGCGCCAAGGCTGGTGTTAA
- a CDS encoding DUF3429 domain-containing protein, whose translation MHSTHHVTLSYLGLLPFLILTGGYFFSDTQWILQAFVIYSVSILSFVAGSLWQAPLNIQTKQGAKHQQNNVDQLEESTARSQSLTQAWLVVLVTLPLPLGVWVSVEFSLLWLAGSFVWLLLLQKRLPSWALLSKEYQQMRAKITSVVLVCHLLMWAQLSHLGVVA comes from the coding sequence ATGCACTCAACCCATCATGTGACTCTGAGCTATTTAGGCTTATTACCTTTTTTGATTTTAACCGGCGGCTATTTTTTTAGCGATACACAGTGGATACTGCAGGCTTTTGTTATTTATAGTGTCAGCATTTTAAGCTTTGTGGCAGGCAGTTTGTGGCAAGCTCCACTCAATATTCAAACAAAACAAGGCGCAAAACATCAGCAAAATAACGTTGACCAGTTAGAAGAGTCGACAGCTCGAAGCCAGTCGCTCACTCAGGCGTGGCTTGTCGTGCTGGTGACTTTACCTTTACCACTTGGGGTGTGGGTTAGTGTTGAATTTAGCTTACTGTGGTTAGCCGGCAGTTTTGTTTGGCTATTATTGCTGCAAAAGCGGTTACCAAGTTGGGCGTTATTAAGCAAAGAGTACCAACAAATGCGGGCCAAAATAACCTCGGTGGTATTGGTGTGTCATTTATTAATGTGGGCGCAATTGAGCCATTTAGGAGTGGTTGCATGA
- a CDS encoding DUF4382 domain-containing protein, with amino-acid sequence MKTAKTLIALSLSSLLVACGGGDDTPAEQMGVFSLGVSDNPSDAKDVTIAFKQVVLKGSTGSISFNVSDDGALKQVNLLEFQGTAVETLVSGQSIPVGEYQMCIYMQRSETPNADSSYVKTMDDNLHGLTTNSNGSCGGVGADDTDTGRLFFNKKFTIAAGTNSFVAEFDLNSGLQDPKGNKDYWTLKPTSVQLYNNAEVGAIKGNIPSELVTQCETAAGGSIFSHAVYLYSDATALDNMSDFRSDAVVAPKIAPIAAARVNDIMDQSNQVIGQGYEFGFVVAGSYSVGYTCVAQNDDPDANNNPDDVELPFFIQADIQAVTVTNGTIADGDFVVATNP; translated from the coding sequence ATGAAAACAGCGAAAACCCTGATAGCGCTCTCCCTATCAAGCTTACTTGTCGCCTGTGGCGGCGGTGACGACACCCCAGCGGAGCAAATGGGAGTGTTTAGCTTAGGCGTGTCAGATAACCCAAGTGACGCTAAAGATGTGACTATCGCTTTTAAGCAAGTGGTACTGAAAGGCAGTACTGGCAGTATTTCATTTAACGTGTCTGACGATGGGGCATTAAAACAAGTCAATCTACTCGAATTTCAAGGTACTGCAGTTGAAACCTTAGTGAGCGGCCAAAGTATTCCTGTTGGCGAATACCAAATGTGTATTTACATGCAAAGAAGTGAAACGCCAAATGCCGATAGCTCTTATGTTAAAACCATGGATGATAATCTCCATGGGTTAACAACCAACAGTAATGGCTCTTGTGGCGGTGTTGGTGCAGACGATACTGATACTGGCCGTTTATTTTTTAATAAGAAGTTTACTATTGCAGCCGGTACCAATAGCTTTGTTGCTGAATTTGACTTAAATAGCGGCTTACAAGACCCTAAAGGAAATAAAGACTACTGGACCCTAAAGCCAACATCAGTGCAGCTATATAACAATGCAGAAGTCGGCGCGATTAAAGGCAATATCCCATCAGAACTTGTGACACAGTGCGAAACTGCTGCCGGTGGCAGTATCTTTAGCCATGCCGTCTATTTATATTCCGATGCAACTGCGCTTGATAATATGAGCGATTTTAGAAGTGATGCCGTTGTGGCGCCAAAAATTGCGCCTATTGCCGCTGCAAGGGTGAACGATATTATGGATCAAAGTAACCAAGTCATTGGCCAAGGCTATGAATTTGGTTTCGTCGTTGCTGGTAGCTACAGTGTGGGTTACACCTGTGTCGCTCAAAATGATGATCCTGATGCCAATAACAACCCAGACGATGTTGAGCTACCTTTCTTTATCCAAGCCGATATACAAGCAGTGACAGTAACTAATGGCACTATTGCCGATGGCGATTTTGTTGTGGCGACTAATCCATAA